In the genome of Thunnus thynnus chromosome 6, fThuThy2.1, whole genome shotgun sequence, the window TCTTGACTAAAGCTTTGTCAATACGACGGCACTGATTGCTCTTAAAGCTGGATGTTATTTGCTTCAGGGATACTTCACCGCAAAAACAAGgccatatatatacagtatatctgagAACAGAAAATGCTGAAGGGAAAAATGAATAGCCTAGTTAGTATTCAGAACTAAACTCGGATTAAAATATCATGAGATATAGCATTAAGTAAAGCAGGGTAAGCTGTAAGAATTTCATCAAAAgtaaagtttttgttttgtttgtttttaaagttatgTTACATTGAGTGAACTTAACACaagttttgatttgtttttttaaagttaagaCCCTATAGATGTTTTCTGTGTATAGGTTGTGCTTATATAAGCTTGCTACAAATAAATATCTCCATCGACACAAAAAATATGCAGTgacatctgaaatatgcaaaaaaagaCGTCTTTAATCCAGTTGAATACACAGAGCGGGGTGATAGTAAAGTCACAGCTGGCAGTGTTGGCTCAGGCTGGATTTGGCTGAAATGAACCTCAACTGCTCAGAGGAGTGAAACTTTGTGACATTTGGTCCAAATGATGGAGCCAGTTTGCAGGATCCCTCATTAGGACAATGCACCTAAGGTCACATTAACATAGAGAgacattttttccctttttgcaCATCCTGTCACACCCACAATTTGTTTTGGAAATGTGTGCctagaaaataagaaaaaataagagTGATTGGTTTAATAAGACTGGGCCATAAAACATTATgcatatatataataacattacATCTCATAGGAAAGCATCAAAAAATGATCTCAGACTTTAACCATCAATAGGATGCCATAAATTCAGAGACAGACATCATTACAGTGTTTTAAATCTTCTTAATTACAGcaaaagatgacattttttcccttttttatccTACATAATGGGAtctacaaataaaatttgaGGAAGTAACAGTCGATAAAGCTGATGTTGTTGACAGTAGCATCTCACCATTccaagaataagaaaaaaagatgttacaTGTAAACTGTGGTTCACTACTTACTGTTACTGCTGAATTATTCAACAAgaccaagagtctacagccacactagcGCCTCTGTGAGGCTGAACTTGCATGCTGATGAGAGCTAAATGCTCTCATTTGCATGGAGGTACAATGTTgatcatgttcaccatcttagtttggcACTATACACAAAGTACGACTGAGACTAATGGGAAAGTCATTAATTGTGAAGGTATGTGGTCAATTAAAAGTTTTActtgatgatggcgctagaggaaaaatAAGGGATCgtggaaatccatccaatagtttttgaAAGATCAAAAACttcaaatgtgaacctcatggtggtgccagaggaaaagtcaggggatcacaaaGGTCATTAGCATTAGTCATCATGAagccataaatgtctgtacaaaatgttggGCCAATCCATCTTTtagattttgaaatatttaaggGAAGTGAAAaatttgacctgctggtgacgCTAGATGAAAGGTCAGGGATCACCAAGTCAtgaggattcatcctctggccATCATCTGCACCATATTTCAGggcaacagttgttgagatatttcagtctggaccaaagtgatggtCTGACTGTCCGACCTACATCGCCATATCGAGATCTATATCAATAACATTGCTAAAAATTCATTTACCAGGTTAAATTAAGGAAacggaagaaaaaaaaaagaaaacgctctcctcctttttttttagctaatGATAAAAAATCTAAGGAAGTAAACAGTTAGAAGAGCTGACGTTTTGCTTGGTAATGTGTCACCATAccgagaaaagaagaagaaaaatgtcacaTGTAAAGTGCGAAAACAAAGTGTATTTTCAGTGCGACTTTAACAGCTTTAATGTCTAATTATTCACATACTGAACAACTCTGTAACCAACAAGTAACCGCTCTCTTAATGTAGTGTCTCTGATGTCTTCTAATACACATGTAAACTAGAAATATACCGCCTTGCAGTTGTATTTCTCCACCGCTCAGTCAACTTGCAGTTTACATTAATGTCTGTCCAGACTTATATAATATCTGTAGTGAaggactttgaaggaatttaataaaatcacTGCAGTTTTAAAGTGGGCACTGAGATTAGTATTACCAAGTATCTgcccaaatgtgaaatatggcgagagttatggcgttgaataatggccagaaaagtgtttttgcagaacattatgatgtcacagtgaagtcgacctttgaccttttggatataaaatgtcatcatttcatctttttatcctattagacatttatgtgaaactttgtcataattagaatatgaattcttgagttacggccaaaattgtgttttgtgaggtcacagtgacctttgacctttgaccaccaaattctaatcagtttatccttgagtccaagtggacgtttgtgccaaatttgaagaaattccctcaaggcatTCCTGAGATATCACGTTCATGAGAATAGGACGGACAGACAACCTGAGAACATAATGCCTCTGGCCACGGCTGTCGCTGGCGTGGAGGCATAAAAATGGTTCTGTCACCTCTAATTTCAACATCCCGCTGCAGCTTTGACCTACTGCCCATTACCTTTGGTGGACAATGTGTTTGAGAATTGGCTCCGAGAACTACTGACACAGCCAAATGAACAGCCCGTGTTGTGAAATAATGGCCTCCATTAACTTGACTGGTGAATGGTCAGATCATGCTGCGTAGTGCAGCCCTGCGCTGCTCTTCAACTTAATGAATTAAGTGGGCAGGGAGccagcagaggagagagcagaAACCCCCTTCCTTAAGTGTTTCCACACGCTCGAGTCGCATCAATGTCAGCCAAATCTCAAAACTAATACAGTGAATTAATTCCTGCAGGAAATACAGTGTCGGTCATCTGTGTGCTGGTCCTCAAGGACAAAAAACTGTTAACTGGCCGTTTTGGATTTCATCAGCATAAACAGTCGTCACTTCCTCTATTTTCCCAGACATGGTTTCCAGTGTTACTGATGGTCCTGGGAGAACAACCTCTACACTGTGTCCCATTACTTTAGGCTGCAGATAAAATTAGATTTAAGGAAAACTCTTTACCTCATAaaactgtgtatttatgtgtttaatattttcagtCTAAACAGTATAAAGTCCCTCATGTTCTGTAAATAATGTATGAGAACTAACTCCTCTCATAAGACTACAGTGTTGTTGCAGTGTAACGAAAAGCCTGTCTGACCTGatattacaacattttacaCGTTTGCATTGCCTAATTCATCATCCAGACCAACAGAGACCATTCAAGATCCATAAATTCAACATAATACCACCTGAACAAGACTTCCTAAATAAGCACTTGCCCTCTGTGAGAGTCAAACTAACAATAATCACTTATGGATAAGAGAAAATTGACTGTCAGCGTAGTGAAATTTCTCCTTCCTCACCTTTCCCACCACAACCACAGTAATTAATCTTATTTGGACATAGCTCATCATTCTGAGGCAAGCGCATTAAGACTCAATGGATCTTGCAACAATATTGTAAACAACTAAATGACCTAAGTAGTGGCAATGTAAGGCAGCTTGTCCCAGGAGCCTCACGGGGTTCAGTGGGTTCATACCCTTTGTTGGTATGCATTCAGCCGGTAGCTAAGTCGGGCAAATGGGAGCCAAAAACAGCAGGGGTCAAAGGAGAAGTGAGGCTCGGGTTTCAAGGAGGAAGGATGACATGTGATGATGCTTCATGCATCCTGACCACGATGACAGAGATGATGTCGAGTAAATTAGAGTGACTAACGATACTAACTGAAAAATGTTGCAACTGTGAGGTTCGGCAAGAAATAGAAGGCTTTGAGAAATACAAGACAAAGATATCAAGGAGAATGAATACCTGATATGAGGATTATATGGTGGTGTAAGTATTCAAGTGAATCGAACACTGACAGAAAACTGTGTCAAGactgtcattttatttactatatttaaaATAGATGGTCCCATGTAAACAAGTTTCTTTCACACAAAAGGTTTTGAATACATCCAAACTCATACTGGATATAGTATGTTCAGTATatttcaaacaacaaacatgtttaaattcaCCGTTGTGCTACAACCCTCGTCGGGGTGCTGTGTCTCTGTCAGCAGCGGTGTATGCAGCGGTATTTTAGCAGAACAATGAGCACGCAGATGGGCTGCAGAGTGCAAGTACAGTGTTAAAGATCATTGTGAAGGAGAAGTTTGAGGCTTGACAAGTTTCACTGTAACATCACAACTCACAGTGACCACAACTGTTTTACGTGAGACAAAGAGCAGACATTTTACCACCTTTCAACCCTTCAGATCGTGAGTCTGAACAGAACAATGACTAAAAAAAGTTCAAACagatttacagtacatttattacCCAAAGTGGGTTTTTAACTTTCTAGAACGCATAAAGAACTAATATGTACATGGAGGTATTTTTCCCCATAAACACAATACTTGCATAGTGGAACAAGATGAATACTGAATACTCATTTCAAAGCGATGAACTCAGAATGTGAATGAGTGCACACAGTACATGATAAATAAAGCTGCTTATCTGCAATTAGCGGAGTGTACCAGAGGACATATTTAAAGTATAAAGTCATTTGGCATTTGAAGTTTGATATATAGCATATCAGGGAATCCACAAAATGCTTCACTTAATGCTGGTGTACAATCAGGCAGCATCATCCTTATCACCCAGAGTGCAGGCGTGTGACACAGATGTGCCCCCACCTGCAGAATCTCCGACCCTCTCCGCAGGCACTTGCTGTGATGAGGTTCAATGTGAAGCGGAGGCCAACCACCACTCCCCCTCCTGTCAACTTCTGTTTTCTTATCCACAGAATCGAGCATCGTCATCTATCAGTCCGGGTGCTGATTTCCTCTCTCAGGGTGGAGGGGTCATGTCCCGGCAGCAGCCCATGAGGGGCGTCAGGTGAGCGCTGCGCCTCTTCTCGACActtggagcagcagcagagcgtGGTGCAGAGGCGTGTGCGGATTGGCTGAGtaaacaatacaaacatgatGCAGTTGGCAGCTCCCTGCGACGTGTTGCCAATTCCCTGTTGGATCAAAACAAAAGCCTTTAAGGGAAAAGTAGCGACGGATACAGTAATAAGTAACAGATAATGAAACAGATTATTATGCTGGATTAAAATGCCTCTTAGTGTGTTCAGAATGTAGGAAGTAGTGATAGGAACCAGCTgacattcaatatttttatttaaaattttacttttttatgaaTTGTTGCATTATTCTATCatcaaatagaaaaataaacacactctCAGTAAAAATGGAGAATACTCTccaaaatacagtttaatacaGGAACTTTCCATGATGAATGAGTGATGTTTCACATACTTAACAGCATGCATCACAAGTTTAACATGAACTAATGATAGCACACATATACAACCAAACCTATGTgctgtcacacatgcacacacatgcaaaatcTAAAGGATAAAGGCTGTGTTTATAAAAAGAGGTAAATTGTGGATTACAGTGGATGGACatcctaaataaaataaacttaatcTACACTCACATGTAGAGTCATCAGCACCGGGTTCAGTCTGGCTGGAGAGTTGACTAGCAGCAATATGAAGCGCACTGTGCTCCAAATGCGCAGAGTGATGAAGATAACAGGGATGAGTGTCATCTTTATATCAGCCATGGAGGAGAAGGAGTGTGTTGGAGGCCTGTTGGCCAAGATGGGACGGTACTCCGACAGGGCGGCATGCTGCGTCAGGCAGAGgacataaatattttattcatcaaaaCATGAAGCACTAAAGCAAAATCTCTGAATAAAGAGAGTGAGGTGTGTCAGCTATGATAGCAGACcggactagagctgcaatgctTAGTCAATTcatgataatcaaataattgttttagtcttttttttaaggaaaaatgccaaatatttactGGCTGCAGCTCCACAAACGTGAGGATTTGAGTCATTATGAGTCATTCATGATAGtagactgaatatctttggattttagactattgatcaaacaaaacaagacgttttaATACATCACCTTGAGCTCTAACACATTATAACAGGcacttttctgtcattttatagacaaaacaattaatcaattgagcaaataatctgcagatgaatcaataatgcaaataatcGTTAGTCGCATCCCTAAACCAGACATGATACTGGAGGATGacaaatgtcataaaaataaataattaccCCTGCCAAAAAGGTTGTTTTCAGGGTCCCTTTTGTTTTAACACACTATTTGTTAGCTGGATGTCTTAAAAATGTTCAGAAACTTCTATATGAATTTGATCAGATTTGGAGGCTGTGGGCCAACAAACAACTTTTTGATGCAGattcaggacttttttttttttttttagaggattTCTTaatatgagatttttttttcctgagggGCAATAACTACTTGAATGAACATATGCATACACACGTGCGTATCCCAATATTATCTatcagtttgtgtattttgatgGAGATCCAAACCCAGATGGGGATTTAAAAATtctaaacattttatatttctgtctctTAGAACAACAAATGTGGAGAGTTGTCTGAGTGTTTTCTAGTTCAAACCGTgtttaatatattaatgtattGTCTATGTGTTAAATAATGTTGTGAATAATGTTTTTGGGGAGAGGAAATCTTTTTTATACATGTTTCCCCTATTGATGCCTTTGCCAGTGGTGTCAAAGGAGGCAGCATGTGGCTGCTAGAAAACCTGGTTCGGTCCTCACCGCTGTGTGGATGTGCCTCTTAATCAGGATGTAGAGGATGGGGAGGGTGAGGTAAGCCAGGAACTCCCAGATCTTTCCTGTCAGGAGCATCCACAGGACTCGGTCATCAGCATCGATGCTGACCCAGCACCAGCCCACCGACACCTCTGATGCATCGTAGCCAATCTTGTTGAGGCACACGGCTGCAATAGTGATAGCCAGAGGAACACCCCAGCTAGAACAGAGGGTTTAGAGGAATTAATATAACTTCCCCAAAAGGTCAACATCTTATCTTTAAAATATCTCCACCAACTGTGTATGTTTGGTGGGTTCAACACTCACAACTATTGCAAAGACATGTGACACCATGTGATCCGTGATTATCTTGTGCTTAGGGCTTGTGTGGGTTACGTAGTACACACTGCAGAGTCACACTTGTGTTGCTTTAGCTCTGCAaatcataaaaccacaaaacGGTTTCAGCACTTTGAGCAACAACGTTCACCATGTTTCCCCCCTGAAGCAACACCTCTCAATTCATGGCTGGTCATTATAAATAACACTAAGCTTAAGGCCtagttgtgtgtatgttatgtatACAAGCTTCGATGAATGGCTCTGTTGTGCCATCTTCAACTCAATGGAGCTATTTAAGAATTCAGAGAAGTGAAATTAGAAGGACAACCGCAGACACTGCAGTGAGGCGCACCCAGGGGTGAGAATGTTCTTGTGTCCAAAAATAGCTCAATTATACAGCGCTACACCAGAGGGAACTGACTCCCTCTTTACATCTTCACAATCAACACGCACAGCTCATTAATGTAATGAAGGAAAACTGACACAAAGGGTGAAACGTGTGTCGATTCAGAGCTTTCAAGGTAAAGTCTAGAGTTAATAAAACAAGATGCTCAGATACTCATTAAACTATAATGTAACCGCATTTAATGAACTCTAAAATGGTTTTGTAGTTGTgatttttaacagctttttgtAGTTGGGCTACCTTAACAAAATTGTAGCTAAAAGACATATGTGATATAATTGTTCAGCTCATCAGTATTGAATgataaatactaaaaaaataatatattacgTAATTGTTTCGAGACTAGTATCAAAATTCTGTGATCAAACAATGATCAAATCTAAAACTTTTTGGATGATTTTTGGATAATCTAAACTAAAATTGAGTTGATATTGTTACAGTTTAAATGTCTGCACattgaaaaacatttgtgataACTGAGGGGAATTGATCTACCCCATTTTGATGTTAAAAACCTTCTCTGAAGCCAACAGTGTCACAGTCAGCATCTTACAGAGATGCTTTCAAGAATCCACCTGCTGCGGAACAAACATGTTTGAATATGTGAtgccaaaaataaatgttacatGTTCTCTCTGCATGAGTTGGGTAATGTGTGCTCATCTCCAGTCCCCCCAAGATGAACATCAGAAGAACAGACGAGTGATGATTATGTTTTCTAGACACAAATCCTGTAGATGGAGGTTCCCCTCCAGACTGGAACAGCTCAGAGGACACTGACAGCAGCCCAGTGCTGAGTGATTGATGTGGTAATATGATGTGATTCACAGCTATACaatcaaatatgactcattaggATGAATATAGTGTCTCAAACTAAACTCTGTGGACCAATGAACATCAGTTGACCCTCTGAGAGTTGTAGTCCAGAAGCTGGTCTGGGACCAGAGGTTATAAGGTCACCTGCCAtgctggaggttttttttttcttccttttttattattgtttgtttttctccttaaATTGAGGAGAGGTCTGTTGTATAAGCTTGTGGCTTCTTGACATCTTCTGtcatatcttttatttttattatctggaTTTTATGCAGTCTTatgtgtgcaaataaaataaaataaataaaatgaaataaaaaaaaattaaaaagaaatctgaGGCATCAGTTGCTTTATAAAAACATACTGAAGTTCAGGAGTTtcttttctgtaaataaataaatgccaggatttccctgaatatcagTTGGACAGACCAATAACTGGCTTATCTGGAAAAATCCCTGATGacttgttgccatggaaacacagCTGTTAGCGCTGTTGATTGCCTGCCCTGGAGTAGCTAGTGAGGCTAACTTAAGACTTAAGAttagtctttgtgtttttctatgaaGCAAACTAGACCAACATAACATAAGCGGAAAATAACCTGTTTTACAGTTTGAGGCAGGTGTCAGATGATAACAACACAATTTAAATTCAGTCAACAGTTGGCAGCAGAGCAGGCAGTTCTGTGCCAGgcaaacaaagttctgatacacaaagctgttttcagtttgtgaaatattggatcatttaaacatttattgagatgtaaccatgtgagaagtttagatggaaaaatcactatttggtgaaGCTGTTCATAAGTCAtggacatctgaaatgtgaccctgactacacactgctttttgtaagacggcaaaagccaaaaaggttggaaaccactggtttcatctttaaaggTTCAACGTGTAAGACttggccagaattttagtttaaaacattcaaaaattaactaaaattatcaacagaatgtgaagaaataacagttttgaagTTATGTCAAAAACGTATATGTATTGTattgcagagatatctactaaagttagcatgctaaccagctagctccGGCCCCATCCGGCCCACCCTGTCTcataataccactttgtacctgAGGggtgatagtgagtcactgtagcatccagtctgccctcagtccaacatcagaggaagaagaagtagccCCGGCAGTAATGGTGGAGCCGGGCTGAATGCTGCTGAATTTTTTTCTGTAGGACtattaatatgtcactttattgaGTTTTAATATTCTCTCAGGTGAGAAAGTGAGCatgtagattcccaatatgtgggcAGTTTATCAAAATAACGCCTATTTGGAAAGTTGCACCAACGTTGTCGGAGCAGCCGGCTGCTGCAGATGCTGCTGGGGAGACATCAGCTGGTCatgtcagctgatctgatgaaCTGCACTGGGTTGAACCAGCTATGTGAAAGCTGGCATGAGCCATTTGGCATCATAGCACATGGTAGTAAGCTGGATTGACATTGAAATATCATATCTATAAATTAGGtctctactggattactgtgttgcaaaatggcagcaataaatgaaaaaatgatgctgtgtggcagaaatcattcagtcatttcatGACTTACACCTACCCTCGGGGCATGTGTGTAACTATTTAGTTGTTACTTAGTTATGTTGTAATTTATCTCTGTGGCGCAATTGCTTTCTGATCTGTGAAGCTCTCTTGCAATATACCACTGGTTCTAATgtctgtagcattttgataaCACCATAGTCCtaattcactgtaaacagtaagctTTCTGCTATATTCGGTGAGTGATAATGATGGTGGGATGATACATGTCGGGGGGGGGAGGATGGGGGGGTAGATATGCTGCCCCCTATTTGTTTGGATCATGTGACCAATTCTTACACATTGAacctttaacaatgtgttgtattttaaaagcttgttatattgtccattgtgtcaaatctgcatctgaaaagtaactaaagctgttaaataaacataGTCAGGGCGggaaattagcaccagccacaTGTTGATAAAATATTACAGTAGCTGGTAGatttcatacataaaataatgatttactaTTGAGTAGCTGgtgaattttaacatttatctgtcagtggCTGGTAGATGTTCACATTTCAAAGAGTTAAGTTCCCACCctgaatgtagtggagtagaaagtacaatatttccctctgaaatgtagtggagtgtaagtataaagtagcataaaatggaaatactcaagtaaagtataagtatctcaaaattgtacttaagtacagtacttgagtaaatgtacgtaattactttccaccactgatccCAAGATACTTTTGGCGGTACTTAAAAGCTAATCTACATAAACTTGACTTGTTTAACTGCTGGTGCAGAATTCACACCAATAGGTTTAAAGGTTCAACATGTAAGAATTggattttagtttaaaacattccaaaattaactaaaattattaaaagaaTGTGAAGAATTAACAGTTTTGACGTTATGTCAAAGAcgtatttgtattgtattgcagAGATATGTACTGAAATTATCATGCTAAACCAGCTAGCTCTGGTCCACCCTGTCTCATTATACCACTTTGTACCTGAGGggcgatagtgagtcactgtagcatccagtctgccctcagtccaatatcagaggaagaagaagcacCCCCCGCAGTAATGGTGGAGCCGGGCTGAATGCTGCTGAATTTTTTTCTGTAGGACtattaatatgtcactttattgaGGTTTAATATTTTCTCAGGCGAGAAAGTAAACatgtagattcccaatatgtgggcAGTTTATCAAAATAATGTCTATTTGGAAAGTTTCACTGATGCCGTCAGAGCAGCCGGTTGCTGCAGATGCTGGCCGGGGAGACATCAGCTGGTCatgtcagctgatctgatgaaCTGCACTGGGTTGAACCAGCTATGTGTAAACTGGCCATATGGCAATGTAGCAACGTAGTGGCA includes:
- the gpr157 gene encoding G-protein coupled receptor 157, with protein sequence MATGNETVVYLSEQVIVLCSCALSFVGSSLIILTYICWSDLRTTPRKLLVFLSMSDWLSAVSYAFGVWRVFHTNSVDCIVQGAISTFANTSSFFWTVAIAVYLYVFIVRSSQRVADSLVLFFHLVSWGVPLAITIAAVCLNKIGYDASEVSVGWCWVSIDADDRVLWMLLTGKIWEFLAYLTLPILYILIKRHIHTAHAALSEYRPILANRPPTHSFSSMADIKMTLIPVIFITLRIWSTVRFILLLVNSPARLNPVLMTLHGIGNTSQGAANCIMFVLFTQPIRTRLCTTLCCCSKCREEAQRSPDAPHGLLPGHDPSTLREEISTRTDR